The following are from one region of the bacterium genome:
- a CDS encoding SDR family NAD(P)-dependent oxidoreductase: MRLKDKVAIVTGGSQGIGEAICRAYAREGAKVAVVNRTAAKGRALAKEITDAGGVAKAFPCDVSKKSEVVAMVKAVVDEWGTVDILLGNAGRMINKPFDEYTEAEWDEILSINLKGNFLLSQAVFPYMKKKKYGKMVFIASIAGTHAFPNALPYCASKGGVYMLTRALSAEIAKLGINVNSISPGNTATPLNQHLQDDPEFVKLMASFTPTGRAYITAEEMTGAAIFLASDEASAVHGIDLPVDDGWCSI; this comes from the coding sequence ATGAGACTGAAGGACAAAGTGGCCATCGTGACCGGTGGCTCCCAGGGAATCGGCGAGGCGATCTGCCGGGCCTATGCGCGCGAGGGCGCGAAGGTGGCCGTGGTCAACCGCACGGCGGCAAAGGGCAGGGCCCTCGCGAAGGAGATCACCGATGCGGGCGGGGTGGCGAAGGCGTTTCCCTGCGATGTGTCGAAAAAATCCGAAGTGGTCGCAATGGTCAAGGCGGTTGTGGATGAGTGGGGGACGGTGGACATCCTCCTCGGCAACGCCGGAAGGATGATCAACAAGCCCTTCGATGAGTACACCGAGGCGGAGTGGGACGAGATCCTCAGCATCAACCTGAAGGGCAACTTCCTGCTCAGCCAGGCGGTCTTCCCCTACATGAAGAAGAAGAAGTACGGGAAGATGGTGTTCATCGCCTCCATCGCCGGCACCCACGCCTTCCCGAACGCGCTTCCCTACTGCGCGAGCAAGGGCGGCGTCTACATGCTCACCCGCGCGCTTTCGGCGGAGATCGCCAAGCTCGGGATCAACGTGAACTCTATCTCGCCCGGCAACACGGCGACCCCCCTCAACCAGCACCTGCAGGACGACCCGGAGTTCGTGAAGCTCATGGCGAGCTTCACCCCGACGGGAAGGGCCTACATCACGGCCGAAGAGATGACCGGCGCCGCCATTTTTCTCGCATCGGACGAGGCCAGCGCTGTCCACGGCATCGACCTGCCGGTGGATGACGGCTGGTGTTCGATATAG